In Penaeus monodon isolate SGIC_2016 chromosome 26, NSTDA_Pmon_1, whole genome shotgun sequence, the following are encoded in one genomic region:
- the LOC119590038 gene encoding ras-related protein Rab-43-like has translation MTSNQPFNTSTPADEQFDFLFKIVVIGDCGVGKTCVVQRFKSGMYIERHGNTIGVDFSMKTVNVDAKKVKLQIWDTAGQERFRTITQSYYRSANGVIIVYDITKRSSFLSVQRWMDEVRRYTHPQVAIVLIGNKCDLETLREVEFEEAEALCEVVPEIMTVMEVSAKDNTNVDDTFFHLASELKNRHDSLRDLIRPDLIKLGNTESLRRWPRCSLPCSQ, from the exons ATGACTTCGAACCAGCCCTTCAACACCAGCACACCTGCAGACGAACAGTttgattttttattcaaaattgttgtcaTTGGAGACTGCGGCGTTGGAAAGACATGTGTCGTCCAGAGGTTCAAGTCAGGCATGTACATCGAACGCCATGGGAACACAATTGGTGTGGACTTTTCAATGAAGACTGTTAATGTAGACGCAAAAAAAGTTAAG CTCCAGATCTGGGACACAGCAGGGCAAGAACGCTTCAGAACCATAACACAGAGTTATTACCGCTCTGCTAATGGAGTAATTATTG TGTATGACATCACAAAACGCTCATCATTCCTCAGTGTacagagatggatggatgaagtGCGGCGATACACCCACCCACAAGTAGCAATTGTTCTTATTG GAAACAAGTGCGACCTGGAAACCCTGCGGGAAGTGGAATTCGAGGAGGCCGAGGCTCTGTGCGAGGTTGTGCCAGAGATCATGACCGTCATGGAGGTTTCAGCCAAGGACAACACCAACGTGGATGATACATTCTTCCATCTTGCAAGCGAGCTGAAG aATCGCCACGACTCTCTCCGTGACCTCATTCGGCCTGATCTCATCAAGCTTGGAAATACAGAGTCACTGCGCCGGTGGCCTCGCTGCTCTCTGCCCTGTTCACAATGA